The window TTAATTACATGAAGACCGCGAGGAATTGATTGTAGATAATCACACGTGTAAGGCAAGCTGCTGATATATGTCCTTGTGTGTGTCCTTCTCCTACAAGAGCACAGCTCCTCATACACACTAGTGTTTGCAGTGCAAACAGTAGGCAGGAGCAGAAACTGGTTCTGCAAGTGCGCTaatgtacagtggtggaaaaaagttttcggacacccttaaaattttacacaatctcaaatattatcatgaaatatttgtgtaaaaatcttttttgtgtttcaaaaggtgtggctgcattagacagatacaaacaaatacaaattatattttttgtttattgtttacaagaaaaactaacaaaactaaattcttgacagtttcaatatgtcagttctcaacattgtcggtatcaaagtcaacaaataacagagcatgtgttcaaaactgaacaaaaaatgaataaaccatcacatcatcaaattaatatttagtagtcctgccattggcatgTAGCAGAGCTCTAATCccggctggcatgttccccacgagcctttcacactgttgaggggtaatcttgtcccattcttcttgaattactgcttttaattcttctaaattctttggtttatgctttgaaacagaccttttgataatccaccacagattttcaatggggctcatgtccggggattgagctggccactctaagacctggatactgtgctcctgcagccaagttctactggccttggatgtgtggcaaggggcattatcttgttgacacatccagtttttacctcggcGGAACAGTGCatgcgcagaagggagcatgtgggtttggagaatggtacaatacttggtagagttcaatgtgccatcacagacagtgagatgaccaacaccagcagcactcatgcatccccaaaccatgatactgcctccaccatgcttgacagtaggtactgtacatgctggagataatgcttcgcctggccttctgcataccctcacattagtaggaggcagataaagctggaaactggactcatctgaccacaaaatcttcttccaattcctggctgtccagttcttgtgtgcctgggcccaacaacgccaggctaacctctgtctctcattgatcaggggcttcttgatagccttgtaggaccttaagccatgatctaaaagtcggccacgtacagtgcgggtggaacactggacaccagtttggtttgaccactgctgctgaagctcctgtgatgccattcggcggttttgcctgcaaatgcggatcaggatgcggtcatttcttgctgaagaaacccttggacgcccagatcttggtttgtcttctaagctgttggttcgtctgtatttctgcagagtgtatccaactgctgaaggactgcatctgcacttcctggctatctgcttggcaacaaaaattgtgtcttttaataaaaagaacgaccttcatcactggtaccaaaatgacccaatactcaaaattcttatgtatttttatggaaccaatcaattttaagtttttaatggcttttttaggatttatttagtattttggctgtgactgtactaaaagaaattgcacttgaagacgtTATCGTCACAGCAATCTTGACTTTTAGAAAGCCAGAAGGGACAGTTGAGTGAGAGTCAACTCTGTTTGGGAGGGGATAGGGATGTAGGGAGGGGTTTTAACGAACATTATGTCAGAGATTTGTGTCCATATAGTTAGTCTCTACATGTCTACCTTGGTTTCACCTTGATAATGTAaagacccagacacaccaaaaccGAGTTCAGAGAACTAGTGGAATCGAAGGCCCCCTTCTGCGTTTCCTGATGTCGCCTTGTGTTGGCTAAAGAGTtgtacatgaacacactgcaaagactacagtgACAGCCAACCAGCAAATACGTTCTGcccctgcatgagaggaaataactcttcacaccagcagatggtggtcATCTGTAattatcattcaaaaagggaaaccataAGACTGTCTGGATGCTAGTTAgacagttagcacattaacaacacgaTCCAGTGTGTAAAGAACAAAGCCTACTGTGCCCAAGTGAACAGTAACAGAAGTCATCATGAAATGtctctgctaaagagctcaatggctaaaaaaaaataatcttaccttatgtaacaagtttgttttggtctcactccctcttgactttagttgtttgtttactttcctcacttctgtgaCTCTTCTTgttcactgagctgaactgacaaTGATTGATTCACTGATGGGCTCCAGTGTTGCCGatttaacatgctgaattggccaaaaaaaagCTGACGGGGGCCAATGAGGGACATCAGTGCGGAACTCACTGCTCCAACTAGAACAGCCCAACGTTGACCAATGGACGACCGCCAGCTTAGTGTATCAGGGCCTTAACCTGCGTATTGTATCCCCTTCATTCCACCACTGTCATtcagacacactgaacacacaacCTGCCCTGTACTCCATATGCCCCACCCACATTCCCCCATACACACCTTgtggagatctgcactctactaGGTACACATTTCTTGATGTTATTGTGTTTAGGTGTTTCTATCTGCAAGCTGTCCCTTTTAATTGTTACTTTAAAATAATGTATATATTCCCTGTCTTCTCTCAGGAATCGAGGTGAGCAAAGGATGAGTGCATTTGAGTGCGTGCGGCGGGTGTATCAGACAGATGGCCTGCGAGGCTTCTACAGGGGTATGTCTGCATCCTACGCCGGTATCTCAGAGACTGTGATCCATTTTGTGATCTATGAAAACATCAAACGGCGCCTCTTGGAGGCCAAGGCACCGCAGAATATggacgaggaagaggagacGTCCAAAGATGCTACAGACTTTATAGGGATGATGCTCGCTGCTGCCACCTCCAAGACCTGTGCCACGACTATTGCTTATCCTCATGGTAAGAGTTTGGGCTTAGCAATTAGCTGATAATGGCTGATTTTGGGCTCCTTCAAAGGGTGGGTCCATGTGCATTCTTTTGTAGCCTACTGCTGTGGATGCTGTGTTTCAAAAGTTGCACAATCACACAAAACTAACAGATCAGACGTAGTAGAAAACTAGTAACTTCTCATCTTATGCAAAACTTGGGGCTttggacaggggcagcagcagcaaaaccgTATTTTTGCCTCCTAAAATAAAGGGCcaccaaaaaaaatctattgTAAGTGTATATGCTGTATTTAGATCATTTTACCACTTCACCTTGCCATCAGACTGCCCTCTCTGACGGGAAACTGAAGTCATTATATCcccctcttcaaagccaccagactctaaTGATGGAAACAGTAattcagtcaaagaaaactttaattccatttgcagtattatatttggcggtacagctctgttctggggcctctctgcctttctcgGGCCTACGCAGAAACCTCTTCTgtaggcggagagagcacacctctctgcccttccatgtgcaaacgaggaaagcctgaggcagggaaagcaaacctccctgcccttccatacgcctacatggaaagcctaaggtgagaggagagcagcagcaaaaaaaaaaaacccaggtCTGGAGATGGGTTGCAAAGCGGTTTGTAgatgaagcagcaacagtaggcaggccagagcagtttaaatagggcgccctgaatgagattcaccaattggttgcatagaaaggaatcatgtgatctatcagctgactcccttccatcaatcagctgctccatcagctgattgggctgtttgggatcagctgatgtagctgggatgtgagctgagcttgacatcgtgtcctgcctgaactaacactatgctcagtTTTTACCTCGGTGGTCGCCACCTACTCTTATCGTTTAGTCTGTTTGTGTCTTCCAGAGTTGAACAAACATGGCATCCACAGCAGAACTGGGGTTTATATGTAGCAGCATCATTATGCAGAAAGCTACGCCAGTGGGAAAAAGCATTCTGATGCTAAAACACACATACTTTGACCAAAACTCAATTTTTTGCCTTTGAATGCACAAGGAACACTACTGGAAAGCTACAGATGGATATAAGAATAATGGAGCCGCCCTTtaatctttctttttctccatgtctttgCAGAAGTGATCCGCACCAGGCTACGCGAGGAGGGCACCAAGTACAAGTCTTTCTTCCAGACTCTAACAACAGTGCCCAAAGAGGAGGGCTACCGCGCCCTGTACCGCGGCCTCACCACCCACCTGGTACGACAGATCCCCAACACCGCCATCATGATGTGCACCTACGAGCTGGTGGTCTACCTCCTGAACCGTTAAAGTCTTCCCCCCCTACCCGCGGACAGTATGTGTAACCCTGCCCCTGTTcggagacagagaaaagagaatGAGAGCCAACTGCACACCAGCCAGCACAGCAACCTGCTCGTCAGAAGAGGACAGAGACAACACTGTGACCTTTGTCTCAGTGACGCGAGTGGTTGTTAAAAataagttttgttttataacCGTAGGGTCTGGCATAGTGGAGAGGATTGAGAAGCTCCTTGCATTGGTTTGGGGATCTGGGTTTAGCGGTGGCAAAGAAACGGTTgccctatttttattttaattccatcctTTTCTCCCTTCGGTTAAACGTGTTGCTTCTGGAAGTTCCGACTCAGAGTGCTGAAGAAAGAGTTACAGTATATTCTGCCTCTAACAATACTAATATGGAAAGACAAGTACAGTGATTCATATCCTTACCACCTAGTGGATCTAAGACCCCCTCCAGCAGTAGGCTGTCATGCCGATGATcggtttttaaaaatattttattagcaGTATTCCCTGCATCCATCAGAGTACCACCAGAGGATCGGAATACAAAGATGGAAGAGTCTGTAGCGAGCTGAAGTATCTGACGAGGGGCTCTCAAGTTAGCAGAGAAGAAATGAGTGCTCGAGGCTTGTTGAGGCAGGATAAACAGGGAAGAGGTGGAGATTGGGAGGAACGGGAACGGGAGACGTGCCTTGTTTGTAGCCGTGATGTAGACAAAGATACACAATGGCTGTGGGAGGACACCAAGCTCTGGTTGACCTGTCACAACAAAGGTTATATAGGTTAGAAGCAGAGTCGTACACTGGTATTGTGTGATTACAGGTGCCCTTAGCGAACCTTTTTACATATCATGAATATAGACACTCGCCTAATGCTTGTCCCTCATACTAGTCGGGATCTCCTCATGACGCAGGAATCGACATGCATCTACAGGCGTGCATTTACACTTAATACCTACACGGTTAAAATCAGCTTGCTTATTATAAGTCTGCGTAATGACACCGATCTCGGaacctgtttgtgtttgtgttaatcaTGTGTGGAAGAAGAGTAGTCACTAAGGTTAGATGGAGGGTAAAAAGTCCCCAAACTAAACCAGAATATAATCACCAATTTAACTACTGGAATGTAAATTAACAGGAAGATTAACTTCACTAATGATGAAGGTAAAACACTGACCTATGGTGtgaattataaataaatatgattaacaaattttaacaaaatgttttattgatggAGATGTACAATGCCTACATAAAAGGCTTGGGAGGTatctatttattattcattCCTGACATTTAACGGaggtatacagtatatgaataAACGTAGAGGAGCATCGGTATTTTTGATGGTATTGAAAATTATAGCTTgaggatttctaaataccttGGTGTACCGTGATACCTTGATAGCTCCTGAGgctctgatcacacagaaagtgttttagcagccgGGGGCgtctttttgtaattgtttttaatgagaatctTCAACTCACAGCGAAAAAACGCCCTGTGTCatcttttttcttattgtccAATCGTATGAtgtgagaggcgggccttctgtggtggtcacaacaacaagtttacagttggtaaacaatggaggagaaactggtggtagcagttgctggaaacccagagctatacggcccgatgacagacagcaggttgtcaaactgcccctgagtcatcctaaaa is drawn from Epinephelus fuscoguttatus linkage group LG5, E.fuscoguttatus.final_Chr_v1 and contains these coding sequences:
- the LOC125888260 gene encoding solute carrier family 25 member 36-A-like — translated: MSQRDTLVHLFAGGCGGTVGAILTCPLEVVKTRLQSSSITLYVSEVQLSTVNGASVARMSPPGPLHCLKLILEKEGPRSLFRGLGPNLVGVAPSRAIYFAAYSTAKEKLNAVLEPDSTQVHMVSAGMAGFTAITATNPIWLIKTRLQLDARNRGEQRMSAFECVRRVYQTDGLRGFYRGMSASYAGISETVIHFVIYENIKRRLLEAKAPQNMDEEEETSKDATDFIGMMLAAATSKTCATTIAYPHEVIRTRLREEGTKYKSFFQTLTTVPKEEGYRALYRGLTTHLVRQIPNTAIMMCTYELVVYLLNR